A single window of Channa argus isolate prfri chromosome 12, Channa argus male v1.0, whole genome shotgun sequence DNA harbors:
- the si:dkeyp-74b6.2 gene encoding cerebellin-1 isoform X2 has product MLCPSPPTALHIAPCYIFFIGMLLLVHWGPSEVSCQNDTEPIVLEGKCLVVCDSTPSAEPSGNALGMSVRSGTGRVAFSAIRNTNHEPSEMSNRTMTIYFDQILVNVGSHFDPARSIFVAPRKGVYSFSFHVVKVYNRQTIQVSLVLNGWPVISAFAGDQDVTREAATNAGLVLMERGDKAYLKLERGNLMGGWKYSTFSGFLVFPL; this is encoded by the exons ATGCTCTGCCCATCTCCTCCCACTGCACTCCACATTGCTCCCTGCTACATCTTTTTTATTGGAATGTTGCTTCTTGTCCACTGGGGGCCTTCAGAGGTCAGTTGCCAGAATGACACAGAGCCCATTGTGTTGGAGGGAAAGTGTCTTGTGGTATGCGACTCCACCCCCTCTGCAGAGCCATCGGGTAACGCTCTGGGCATGTCGGTAAGGTCAGGAACAGGTCGGGTGGCATTTTCAGCCATCAGAAACACCAACCATGAACCCTCTGAGATGAGCAACCGCACCATGACCATCTACTTTGACCAG ATCTTGGTAAATGTTGGCAGCCATTTTGATCCAGCAAGAAGTATCTTTGTGGCCCCCAGAAAAGGAGTCTACAGTTTCAGCTTTCATGTTGTGAAAGTTTACAACCGTCAGACAATACAA GTGAGCTTGGTTCTCAATGGTTGGCCAGTGATTTCAGCCTTTGCAGGTGATCAGGATGTGACCAGAGAGGCTGCAACAAATGCAGGACTGGTGTTGATGGAAAGAGGGGACAAGGCTTACCTCAAACTTGAAAGGGGGAATCTGATGGGAGGGTGGAAGTACTCCACTTTCTCTGGGTTTTTGGTGTTCCCTTTGTAG
- the ripk3 gene encoding receptor-interacting serine/threonine-protein kinase 3 isoform X2, whose protein sequence is MALASCLSPMLIEDHSLEGWEVIGSGGFGQIYKARHHQWCYEVAIKLLHYDDGRSSSLIRELNMMRQGSNPHVIQVLGIYKGRPPLSGLSAQLGLVMEFMERGSLAFLQDTLCGTPPWPLVFRLAHQVSLGINFLHSLSPAMLHLDLKPSNVLLDSLLNAKLTDFGLARFYHSVTRVSKKNNEEEGGTISYMPPEAFDLSYSPTQASDIYSYGILLWSIVTGKQPYANAKSSIVRLRIPEGDRPSLEEIRCQAAGRAGLTGLMELMVRCWDARPIERPSSFECTRVTEELYKMHKHAVLDAVHQVLKKLNQKEEERLVEQVQRIHITEADTGNFYEKVLTGGPPIQEMAGGLMANEEAKVKDVPSPQNVNVCDSVQNCSSTKYKVKMSSVHPIESSPQRPSTRRSTQNKAANISLLDFRQNNVPQYQRQFSSPDTFPCSPPIADKVCIHLSNVVGFQHGTNNSMNIYTTEHLERKRHPTAPSSVNIPPPHGGSWKNKRGGVS, encoded by the exons ATGGCGCTGGCGAGCTGTTTAAGTCCAATGTTGATTGAAGACCATAGCCTGGAAGGCTGGGAGGTGATTGGCTCTGGAGGTTTTGGGCAAATTTACAAAGCCAGGCACCATCAGTGGTGCTACGAAGTGGCCATTAAACTTCTTCATTATGATGATGG gagGAGTTCATCTTTGATAAGGGAGCTCAACATGATGCGTCAAGGGAGCAACCCTCATGTTATTCAGGTCCTTGGGATTTACAAGGGTCGACCGCCATTGTCGGGATTGTCAGCACAGCTCGGACTGGTCATGGAGTTCATGGAGAGAGGATCCCTGGCATTCTTACAG GACACCTTATGCGGGACTCCACCGTGGCCTCTGGTCTTCAGACTGGCTCACCAAGTTTCTCTGGGTATAAACTTCCTCCACAGTCTCTCACCTGCGATGCTTCACTTGGATCTGAAGCCCAGCAACGTGCTGTTGGACTCCCTGCTCAATGCCAAA CTTACAGATTTTGGTCTTGCCCGCTTTTACCACAGCGTCACACGAGTTtctaagaaaaacaatgaagaggAAGGGGGAACAATCAGCTACATGCCACCGGAGGCATTTGACTTATCGTACAGTCCTACACAAGCTTCTGATATCTACAG CTATGGTATACTGCTGTGGTCAATCGTCACAGGAAAACAACCATACGCAA ATGCAAAGTCCAGCATAGTGCGGTTACGAATTCCAGAGGGAGACCGTCCATCGCTGGAAGAGATCAGGTGCCAGGCTGCAGGACGTGCAGGGCTGACAGGACTGATGGAGCTCATGGTGAGATGCTGGGATGCAAGACCCATCGAAAGGCCATCCTCTTTTG AGTGTACCAGGGTAACAGAAGAACTGTATaagatgcacaaacatgcagttCTTGATGCTGTCCATCAAGTTTTGAAGAAACTC AAccaaaaggaggaagaaagattAGTAGAGCAAGTTCAGAGGATTCATATCACCGAGG CTGACACCGGTAACTTCTATGAAAAGGTGTTGACTGGGGGCCCACCGATTCAG GAAATGGCTGGTGGGTTGATGGCAAATGAAGAAGCCAAAgtcaaag ATGTGCCTTCCcctcaaaatgtaaatgtgtgtgacagtgtcCAGAACTGTTCATCAACAAAATATAAAGTGAAGATGTCATCTGTTCATCCCATTGAATCCTCACCACAGCGTCCTTCCACCAGGAGATCAActcaaaacaaagcagcaaacatTTCCCTGCTGGATTTTAGGCAAAACAATGTTCCACAGTACCAG CGTCAGTTTTCCAGCCCTGACACTTTCCCCTGCAGTCCTCCCATTGCAGATAAAGTCTGCATTCATCTCAGCAACGTCGTTGGATTTCAGCACGGTACCAACAACAGCATGAACATCTACACTACAGAGCACTTGGAGAGAAAACGTCACCCAACAGCACCGTCTAGTGTAAACATCCCTCCACCGCATGGAGGAAGTTGGAAGAACAAGAGAGGAGGAGTAAGTTGA
- the ripk3 gene encoding receptor-interacting serine/threonine-protein kinase 3 isoform X1: protein MALASCLSPMLIEDHSLEGWEVIGSGGFGQIYKARHHQWCYEVAIKLLHYDDGRSSSLIRELNMMRQGSNPHVIQVLGIYKGRPPLSGLSAQLGLVMEFMERGSLAFLQDTLCGTPPWPLVFRLAHQVSLGINFLHSLSPAMLHLDLKPSNVLLDSLLNAKLTDFGLARFYHSVTRVSKKNNEEEGGTISYMPPEAFDLSYSPTQASDIYSYGILLWSIVTGKQPYANAKSSIVRLRIPEGDRPSLEEIRCQAAGRAGLTGLMELMVRCWDARPIERPSSFECTRVTEELYKMHKHAVLDAVHQVLKKLNQKEEERLVEQVQRIHITEGTADTGNFYEKVLTGGPPIQEMAGGLMANEEAKVKDVPSPQNVNVCDSVQNCSSTKYKVKMSSVHPIESSPQRPSTRRSTQNKAANISLLDFRQNNVPQYQRQFSSPDTFPCSPPIADKVCIHLSNVVGFQHGTNNSMNIYTTEHLERKRHPTAPSSVNIPPPHGGSWKNKRGGVS from the exons ATGGCGCTGGCGAGCTGTTTAAGTCCAATGTTGATTGAAGACCATAGCCTGGAAGGCTGGGAGGTGATTGGCTCTGGAGGTTTTGGGCAAATTTACAAAGCCAGGCACCATCAGTGGTGCTACGAAGTGGCCATTAAACTTCTTCATTATGATGATGG gagGAGTTCATCTTTGATAAGGGAGCTCAACATGATGCGTCAAGGGAGCAACCCTCATGTTATTCAGGTCCTTGGGATTTACAAGGGTCGACCGCCATTGTCGGGATTGTCAGCACAGCTCGGACTGGTCATGGAGTTCATGGAGAGAGGATCCCTGGCATTCTTACAG GACACCTTATGCGGGACTCCACCGTGGCCTCTGGTCTTCAGACTGGCTCACCAAGTTTCTCTGGGTATAAACTTCCTCCACAGTCTCTCACCTGCGATGCTTCACTTGGATCTGAAGCCCAGCAACGTGCTGTTGGACTCCCTGCTCAATGCCAAA CTTACAGATTTTGGTCTTGCCCGCTTTTACCACAGCGTCACACGAGTTtctaagaaaaacaatgaagaggAAGGGGGAACAATCAGCTACATGCCACCGGAGGCATTTGACTTATCGTACAGTCCTACACAAGCTTCTGATATCTACAG CTATGGTATACTGCTGTGGTCAATCGTCACAGGAAAACAACCATACGCAA ATGCAAAGTCCAGCATAGTGCGGTTACGAATTCCAGAGGGAGACCGTCCATCGCTGGAAGAGATCAGGTGCCAGGCTGCAGGACGTGCAGGGCTGACAGGACTGATGGAGCTCATGGTGAGATGCTGGGATGCAAGACCCATCGAAAGGCCATCCTCTTTTG AGTGTACCAGGGTAACAGAAGAACTGTATaagatgcacaaacatgcagttCTTGATGCTGTCCATCAAGTTTTGAAGAAACTC AAccaaaaggaggaagaaagattAGTAGAGCAAGTTCAGAGGATTCATATCACCGAGGGTACAG CTGACACCGGTAACTTCTATGAAAAGGTGTTGACTGGGGGCCCACCGATTCAG GAAATGGCTGGTGGGTTGATGGCAAATGAAGAAGCCAAAgtcaaag ATGTGCCTTCCcctcaaaatgtaaatgtgtgtgacagtgtcCAGAACTGTTCATCAACAAAATATAAAGTGAAGATGTCATCTGTTCATCCCATTGAATCCTCACCACAGCGTCCTTCCACCAGGAGATCAActcaaaacaaagcagcaaacatTTCCCTGCTGGATTTTAGGCAAAACAATGTTCCACAGTACCAG CGTCAGTTTTCCAGCCCTGACACTTTCCCCTGCAGTCCTCCCATTGCAGATAAAGTCTGCATTCATCTCAGCAACGTCGTTGGATTTCAGCACGGTACCAACAACAGCATGAACATCTACACTACAGAGCACTTGGAGAGAAAACGTCACCCAACAGCACCGTCTAGTGTAAACATCCCTCCACCGCATGGAGGAAGTTGGAAGAACAAGAGAGGAGGAGTAAGTTGA